In Tiliqua scincoides isolate rTilSci1 chromosome 12, rTilSci1.hap2, whole genome shotgun sequence, the genomic window CGAGGAGGAGCCGTGGGGGACCACACATAGCTCGGAGATGGCGATGATGGAGGGTCATCCGAAAGACCAGATGGCGTGGAGGCTGGGAATACGCTGGAATGCTGCAAAGAAGGGGAAAGAGGTCTTCAGTTTATTAAAATACTTTGAAATatcactgtgtaacacaaaaatggTTTATGTTgactttttaatgtttcttatatcAGTGTTCTCAGAGACACTGATTCCAATGGTAATCTTAGTTTTATTGTATCATCAAACTTTTCTAGtgatcttaaattttgtgtttacaTCTATCTTATTGCCTAacgcagtagttctcaaactttttagcaccggaacccactttttagaatgacaatctgttgggacccaccagaagtgatgccattaacctggaaatgaggtcatagctggaagtgacatcatcaatttagcaTCATCAAACttaagccacgatcagccaaaggtcccattgcaccgcgcacttgtgctgttattttgcatagctcggaattcaaacattccagctcggaagtcaaagcagaacacaggcttggatccttctccaaccacacggccctcccccctttccagcatcccatcttccacctattcagggcaaagcaccatctctctctctgggagcctgccctgcctaacagttctgtaccctgtatcttagctctgtatttttaatggCAGCTGAGcaaggtgctatgtgacccatctGAAAATAGATTCATGGCccccgtctgctgtccagagggggcaggatgctgtccagaaggggtcaagctatggcccagttaatctgacctttctacctgttctctctgtgatccttgtggggtgtggccctaaccctttatccttcccttctcctctgagcacttcctcttgtcctcggcccaccaacctgttaagatgctgcacaccagggctctgatgcccaggccatcttgagcacaaggcatgcagggcgaggcagctccagggccttgctatctctaagtgttagctgaacctctgatcctaatcagatgctgtaaatatacactcaatggaactgtaagtaaataacttcttttctgcaactttaacaagccattgcctctttgtcttttttttaattgattagcagtcagccgggtgagggaggttccctggggtgatacccaaaggggggggtctgctgcttaagctgctctgcttccccccaaagaggaaactatttttaatttcctccaacatgggatacccagacctacaggaccccagacctatgggacacaGACGGACCAGGAcctgtgggagaaggggactgccaggactctgctggaggacacagaagagaggactgccaggaccttgctggaggagagactctgctggacacacagaggagggactctgcagtATTGGACTgatactgggaagactggactgtgctctggagactgtgaacttggaggcttcagacctttactctctaaattaagtggagttttggggagggaaagcctctggacaagagaaagtgcagggagtgtctgtgtttgaagcaataaattactgttaattgctcactgataaggagttctagtcatttgcacactgcagctgttgttctttgaagaagaaagggttaattagccaaaaagtgagcattagaagggagttggaatatgtGGATGTGACAAGCTCTTTGGGGTTCTTGATCTGAAGCTGGTCTGAAATGGCTTTATAAGATTATGATCAAtaccttgaattgagcccagaaacacAGTGGAAGCCAACAAAGGCGGAAGTTATGTGTTTCCAGGCATGTGCTTCCACTTGAACCCGTGCAATGTGTTTTTGGACCCACTGAagctgttaagggatcatccttAACACTGCTAGGTAATTTACAGTCTGAataggagcaggccctgaagccttggcctgactgagccagcacagcatcttgggagctgctgctgatgcaacatctggtgattcagaccaggtgactgtcacctgtgtgtcaccccatgaaatgtcagagtgactgtgcagtttttacctcactctgattggctgtcactcatataaattccagcaggggcaagctgggttgtgggagatgcagagtggagtttgtgccgaaggctacgtcagtgtgatctgtgatttgtgtgctatctggactgttgtatatactgtatatagtaaagaggcgtttggtggaggacttctgccttgtgtcgtctttgttcccgggagtgcctacaCTCTGACCTTGGAAGATAGGCAAGCCGTGCAGCCGGACAGCGGCTAGTTTTGTGAACCGTTCATCCCGCTCGCAACAGAAGCCCAGTAACTGATGCAACATTACCTGGAAGTCATACGCTGAATATGGTGGCAGGTGGGGAGTGCTGTGACAATACGTATTGTATGACGTCACCTGGGGCCTGGAGTAATAGGACACTGCAGGCCGGGCATTTTCAACTGAACAATTAAGAGCAGGCAGAGAGGGAGTCTGGGGAAATAAACGAGAAACCCAATTAGCTCAGGATCCATGCGTCCAAAGGGAATGAGAATAGTGCAAGAGACATCGGAGCAAAACAGACTGTCTAATCGGCTGGCTGTGTGCATTCCACAAATGCATTCCTGATTTTTATTCAAACAAGTTGTGGCTATGTTGGTTTTAAAAAAGAACCAAACCCATGTTCCATTCCTTGTTTTCTATACGCTGCAGCCTCAAGAGATTGGCTGGAGAGAATGGAGCATGTACAGGATCTAGAACCCCCAAAGTCCAAcaggaggaaggagtgaagcCAGAGACATAATGGTGGTTTAGGGGAAGAGCCAATGGCCTACTAGACTGCATGATCTACACACTGGGATGGGCTGCATGAACAAAATCTGGGCCTTGCCTTACTGCAGATCAGGGACTCCCCACACAAAACACTCGACCGGCCAACCAAGCTGCACAAGGATGTGGAGAAATTAACGCGCCCATTTCACAGGTGGGGAACAATGAGGCTGAGGGATGCTTGATTAGAAAATGACCAGCCATAgaagattattatttatttgctaTGGATAAACTGTTGGAAGTCAGAAACCCATGCCAACCTATGAAAAGTTGCTGAGAGATCCATGAACAAATACTGATTTACCTTCGGCCCACCTTCTGGCTAGTCTATTGATTAAACCTTGCAGCTGTAGTCATCTCAAGACTTTAGATCTGATCCCCACCTATCTTGCGGCGAACATTGCTACAGACTCTCTTACCATATCTTTAAATCCACCAAGGATCGCCGCTGTGATGATCCCAAGAAATAAGCCCACAATGTTCAGTATGGTTGCCGACCAGAGCAGATGGTAAAGGTGAATGATATCTTGACAGCTGCTGACGTCAATGTATTCATAGTAACCACCAGAAATCTCCACTCTGCTGAATCAAAAGCAAGTGTTACAGAATGCCCTCCCAATGGAAGCCCCCCACTTTGGTGCCACCACTGTGCAGATTTTGATACTCATTTCTTAAGAAGAGCCTTGGGGGTCCAGGTAACCCCACCCCATCTGTGATGGACTCTGTGGCGAATGGTTCCGATCCTCCTGCAACCATTGCTTTTGCTTCTTGTGGTTGCCATTTTTCAAGCTAGTTTTGTAaagttttttatttacttatctgTATCGTGCACAATCACTGTGTATGGTGCTTTTAAAAAGAGCAAGGACGGCAGGGTCTGTGCCCCGAGGCGTTTCCAAGCTATAATTCAGCACAGAGAAGGCCAAAAGTGACATGCAGGGAAATGGTGCGTGTTTATTTCTGACCTGCAATTCTCAGAATACTTATTagagagtgagccccatttatAGATAGCAGGACTTTGATGTGAACATGCTTAACCCATTTACTGCTAAATTTGAGGCCCATGAGTGAGCCAAATAGTAGAACCAGAgttgttgttcttgtttgttgtttatttatttacttcatttataccccgcctttctccccgaagggacgcaaggcggcttacagcaatcattaaaaaagaacacaatcaaaaacatgatttaaaaacaagacTAAAGAATGTATATAGGAGCTGATATACTGTATATAGGAGCTGCCCACTACatcacctccccactgcaggctgTGGGTCTTGCAGCACTACAGAGGTTGCTGCAACAAGACAAGGGCATAAAGCAGAGGTCTGCAACCTTTTTGGGAAAAGGGGCTGGACATTCAGTGATTACATCATCAAGTCAGTGATGATATCATCATGTCAGATTTAAGGGTGATCTGGCTACAACCTCTGTCACTCCATTGATTGCCAGGGTTGATTTGACTGATCTGGCTGGCTAGGCAGGTGTCCTGTTTCTCCCTCATCGTGTttggtggaagaggatgaccatcccagacATGTACCATGTACATGTACCATTCTTCAGTCAAGGGTATACAATATCATCATGTCATTGCAGAATTTCCAAGTTGCTGAACTCCCGGAAACAGCTGCGTGGAGCTTGGCTTAGgaacctcctgcccaatttgctggCAGTCAACAGCATTTTGTGATCCACTGAAGTAACCTGGAGACATTTAACCCAACTGAAGTGGCTTCCTAACTCACTGATTTGCAGGACCGACCTGGgtgctccaaggagctcattaGTTTCCCTTCCCGAGTATAGCAAGGACCCACCTTCCACAGTTGTACAGGTCACAACAGAAGCAGGTGTTTATCTTGATCTTGGGTATGCAGGAACTCCGCTGCTGGGGATGGCAGATCACCTGCGGGAACACCGAGGAAGGGGCTTACAGCAGAGGAGCTCACTGCCACTTCCTTTGCTCTTCTAAGAGGAACGGCAAAATACTCTTAAGGCAACTTCAGGCTGTTACAGCCCAggtgaaggagaaagaggaggtaAACCTCTTCCTTGACTGAAGCAATTCAGCCTATATACCCACTTCAATCCACTTCagcccctgccccaaggggtATACAAcaaagagcagccattttcaactggtatgCCACGGCACCAcaattgaaaatggttgaaaagctCTTTGGGGttgtgcagctctgtttctagaccaactgaggcccagatcctaacccactttccagcactggcatagctgtgccaatgggaaatgtgctgcgtcctgcagttggggggcactcatggaggcctcctcaaagtaagggaatgtttgttcccttatcttggagctgcattgaccttatgtcggtgctggaaactgggtaaggattgtgccctgagtgtaaTAACAAATCATCTGCTGGTTGAATTGTTGAGATAAAGACTAAGGCAAGGAAAACAGAAGAATTAAAATGGAATTACAGTAGGGAATGAAGACTAAGGTGCATAGTCAATTGCTTCATGAAAGGACAGTGTAGTAGAAGCAAAAgttattactttaaaaaaatccagtttcCCTGCTTGTTGAAAACTAGCCTATCCCCAATGCAttagttttctgcttgcagatCCCTGCAtgtcagggggttggactagatgatccccaagatcccttccaacccTAGCATTCTGTGCTtctgcaattctttttttttttttttaaagaggagaaTTCAGCAATGCAATTCCTCTTTGGTGCACTCTGAAGTGGAACCATTCAGGATCAGGTTTATCTCCCAGTATGCCGTCTGAGAGGACTGGGAAAGCCAATTCCTTCAGTTCACACAGGGCGGGTGTTTGCTTGTGCTGGTCCCTGGAAGTCTACACACCCGTCACAGACCTTGTGCAACACCAAAAAACAGCCAGATGACCTACCTCTGGCAAGACTGTGTTTTTGGAATAGTAGTGACACCGTCCAGCATATAATGGCCTCAGATCCTGTAAACACAGAAGAAAAATGTCAGCATTTATTTAAATGACAAGGCAATGCAGGTTCCAGCCTgtgatatatttttaatattgcaGTAGACAGATGGTCCAGTGAATCCTATTTTCAGACACTTTTCCCCCTGCTTAGGGAAGCCCAAAGGAAAAGCCACATCCCCCGTTTGTTAACAAGCCCAGATCACTGGAAGCTCTTGTGAATGTTCACGGCATTCATACACGGCAATCATACATGGCTAATACAGacgacagaaaatatttctttacacagtttgtcattaatctgtggaacccaatgccacaggatgtggtgatggcacctggcctaggtgcctttcaaagaggattggacagatttctggaggaaaagtccatcacaggaatCAAGCCACAACGTCTTTTTTTCTAGGTGTAGGCTgtcactgaatgccagatgcaagggagggcaccaggatgcaggtcgcttattatcttgtgtgctccctgaggcatctggtgggctactgtaagatacaagaggctggactggatgggcctttgccctgatccagcaggactcttcttatgttcatatataCTTAATATGGGAGGGAGGTTTggcaagcagaagagaaaatgctggAAAGCATCCAAGAGAGGGAGAGCAGCTCTCCTGTGGGTGCCATCTCCATTTCTCTGCAAGGTTTAACACGAAAAATGTGACTTCTTTTTCAAAGTGTTTGCTAGTTGTATATGCATGTTTTTAACAATTTgcagatagtttttttttttaataacatggCAGAAAGGTTACACACAAAGCAATCCTAacctgggtgcaatcctaccctgcgctggaacaggtaagccaagaggcttgcgttgtatagcaataggggcccaaagtggctcagccagaggtaatgggaaacttttccccttgctctTCACAGGTAAGGCACctgtcccctatgggtctctttggacttgtgccacctctggaggtgccacaagtccgaggagagcggagcggctcgaAGCCGCTCCGAGTTCacaggaatgagggttgggatccagcataaccgccctGTTTTCCACTcctcacccacctgcccccagggccgcccatcgcctgccctccccccgcactggaacacctccctcctgcctcctcccagtccattccagagccttgtgttggcccagctgggcagatgcaaggctcggtgcctctgctggcacggaggcttgtgtcaaCCTCCGCAGGTCGGCGCACCTCTGCACGTGAGCCTTgctgactcccgaggaggcacaaatgtgccttatggcatgtttgcaacgctcctgggctggcgcaagggacttgcgctggcccaagcgtgcctctggattgcacccttagtcactcaTTTATGGGCCCTCTTCCAACACATAGTCCTGGCTTTATTCAGCTACCTCTTTGGTTTCTGAGATTCCACCCACATGTTTTCAAGCGTATTTCCATAACCACTAAGTTCCCAAACTTCAAagtaccgggatccacttttttaaatgacactctgtcaggacccacctaggtttaccagactgttttaaaaaaggagatatagaaagaaatgttttatttgtttatttacaactaataataaccagaaaaagtcCCTGAaatgtttatctccctatatttatacatgcttgcaagctgcaggagcagttagcagctatctgatttttgaatagcttcagggcttgaggcaattagttatctgatctttccatcaccctttggtgacccaccaaaaatcaggtcatgacccaccaatgggtcctggcccacagctTGGAAACCACTGAGCAAAGGACGAGAAActtgctttttttgtgtgtgcaaatgAAAGCTTAGAATTTCTGAAAAATGGATTCCATGCCCAGCCCCACAGTCTGTGCTTTCACTGCCCTGCTAATTTGGGCCaggtggcactttttcaagctcctcttatatttagcaaggggagagtaactctctctattcaccccagcacagtgtcttctctagtgcatgttgctggtgttctgcatatttttagattgtgagcctttttgggatagggaaccatttagttatgtTATCTTCTCCGTATACCTTTTTATAAACTTTGCTATTTAAAAGCAGTAAATGAATATTCTTTCACCTTTATATTATCACTTGCTGGTTAAAGTAGGCGTAATTCCCAACTAtctttatattttggaatgccccaaaattagaagggccttttctatggcccgtagtAATTCTAtcccatcttctgttctttggggtagatttaatggcatcccttttcaggaaagaatttgtccctgtcctcagcgaGTTGTAGAAAtgttagaccaccttcttcttcattgcccgcttcacaatgaggccagaaggaaatgtctggccctCCAATTTCACCTTAACTCCTTCGCTGAGGATTTGGCTAtactgcaatttttattaacctcctctgattttgacattgtttctcagatagctaaatttatcttACAAATtgtggcgactaatctgaagcgtgcccctactCGTTGAAGTGCTTGGTTTATAGGTGTCATTTGTAGTCTGCCATGTTATACTTGTGCACATCTGTATGTTCTTTGTATTttcaataatgcctaataaaggtgtctgaatctgaatctaTATGAatattcttcttcatcatcatcatcatcatcatcatcatcatcatcatcatcatcatcatca contains:
- the TMEM255A gene encoding transmembrane protein 255A → MRQALTQPRPAGAIPLSDSGGSFNRRKRNSLYVTVTLLIVSVLILTVGLAATTRTQNVTVGGYYPGAILGFGSFLGIIGSNLIENKRQMLVASIVFISFGVIAAFCCAIVDGVFAARHIDLRPLYAGRCHYYSKNTVLPEVICHPQQRSSCIPKIKINTCFCCDLYNCGRVEISGGYYEYIDVSSCQDIIHLYHLLWSATILNIVGLFLGIITAAILGGFKDMTPSLPALNCSVENARPAVSYYSRPQVTSYNTYCHSTPHLPPYSAYDFQHSSVFPASTPSGLSDDPPSSPSPSYVWSPTAPPRYSPPYFPPFEKPPPYTP